GAGCTTCAAATCCTCCAGAAGATTCAGAGCGTTGGTGATCCGACGAGCCCCTTTGCGATCAGGATCAGACAAGCCAAGTAATGCCGCCCACTTCCTGGGTGCGATGCTCGTGTTGAACGGCTTCGCAGAACAACGCCAGATCAATGCGACGTACAACTTGGCTGCCACTGCCCCACCACGGCCACCACGGCTAACAATCTCGGCTAGGGGGGCTGGAGATCCCCCGTCGCCGTTTCGTACGAAGGCACGGCGGATGGGGATGTTGGTCCGTGCCGGCGCAGCCTCGAAAATCTCCTTCGCCAGAGCGACGGATCCTTGGTATTCGGGGTATTCGGGGGCGAGGAGGGAGGCCAATGGGCCCATTTCAGCACTTGCTGCCGAGTTGGCTGCTATTGAGTTATCTACGGCAATATCATTGTCCTTCATACTTCCAATGTAATCGACTGACCAAGTAATCAACAAACGTTGCGGCGTAGAAACAACTAAATCTAAGTAACTAGGTGGATAATTTTCACTGATCCTCTAAATCCCGCGGATTACTAGGGCAAACGGAGGATTCGTGCTAGGCTGGTTGAACACGAGGCCGACCAAGGTGTCTGATCGGCAAACGAACTGCGTTTGCTAAAGGAGACGTTCGGCTTCGTGAGTTAGAAGAAGAGCAGAAGAATCACGGCATTCTCGCTCCTGTGAGAGAAGCGCTCCGATCGTTTGGATCGGGAAGCGACCTTGTTGTAGCGGAGCTTCTAATGAGCGAGGGCCCCAGGTGGAACTGGGGCCCTCGCTTTTTAAGATCGATCAGCGGAAGCTGTTCCGCATCCACGACCTAGGCGGCAAGCTCGGCCTCTTCAACATCATCTTCCTCGAAGATGCAGTCGATGATGTCGTCGATGTGAAACTTCATCTTTTCATCGGGCTTCAAGAAGGCAAAGACGGCGTAGTTATCGAGGATTCCAATCAGTTGGTCCCCTTTTCGATGAGTAACAGTCACCCACATTCGCTCCCCGGGGGAGCGTGCTACCGACCACATGAGTTTCACCCTGTCTCCTGGGCGAATGGCTGATTTGGATTCTCTATCCGGGATTTCGAAGGTGTGTGGCGACTCGCGATGGGATTTTAGTCCAGATTCTAGGGTGCATCGATGCCAGACATATCTTCCCCAGAACCACTCGATATGCACTGGGAGTCCAGTTCGAAGTGCGACCTCGAATTGCTGAGCTACCCAGAAAAGACGATCCCAACGTGGTACCTCGTAGAGCTCTGCTTGAAGTTCCCTGCGGCGGTCTAAATCAGGGATCAGGCGAACAATTAACGCCAGAACCATTCCGGGAGCAAACCCGAAAACAGCGATTGCCACCATAAAGGTGCCAATCGCTCCCTGTGCGATGAGAAGATCACTAATCACGCGAAAGCCACCCCAATTCCCTTGAATCGCTGCTCTGCCGCGGCTTTGCGCGCGAGGGTGCCAAGATTCGAGCGTCCTTGCTCCGTAAGGGTGTAGTAACGGCGGGGTGGCCTCTTTTGACCCTCCACCCTTTCCTCCCAATGGTCATCAAGCCATCCTTCGTTCATCAACCGATCCAACTGTGGATACAGGACGCCCGAACGGACCCCCGAACGCTTTGAAAGCGCATAGCCCCATACTTGACCGTCGTTCTCCCGGTCCATTTCAAGGATCGCCATGGCGACCATAACTAACGAATGGGTGATCTTCATAGGTCTTACTATACCTATGTAGACTTGAGTTTTCCACCCTCCCCGATGCGCTACCGTTCTCGACCTTCATCGCGGCTAGGCTGTAGCGGTGTGTACGGACGCACCACAGGCACAATGCCCTTTGACGGGCTGCGGGTCGTGGGTGGGTTCGGGAAGTTCGCCTCGCGCATCTCCCGAATCCGCGCCCTATGTGCTTCCAGTTCGCGCCGTTCGGCCTCTTTCACCGCCCTGTGTGAACCCAGGGCGTGGGCTTTGCCTCTGGCTTCTTCGCGCTCCGCCGTGACGGCCAGTTTCGGCTGGATACGCCTTCGTGGAGCCTTCTCCAGGCCGTTCTCTTGTTCCAGGCGCGTGCAGGCGCTCTGCGCGGCCCGGCGGTCGTTCCGGCCGTGCCAGACATCCCCCACATCACTCACGCGTGAGACCACGATATGCACGTGGTCATCCCCATGACGCACCATCACCCACGGATGCTCCGCATAGCCCATGCCTTCAGCGAACGACTGCCCAACATCAGCCCATTCTTCATTAGTCAGCGTCCTATCAGCCTTGGTATTGCGTAAGGAAGCATGCCAGACCGGGTTCTTGATCTCCGGGCGCGTGTTCAACGCCTTACGCAGCTCACCAGCCCACCACCGCGGATCAGTCTGCCCCTCGGCACCAATATTTGACCCGACCACCACACCGCCAGAGACCCGCTGCCCTGCCGCTGTATAGGTGTGTTCATTCGCTTTGCCTGGACCGTGCAAATACGCTCCAATATCCCCAGGGTTCTTACCCCGCGTGATTTTCGCGATCACGGCAGCTCACCGCGCACCCGCGCCAATTCCTCCCGCGTTGCCTGCACAGCGTCCAGCAGCTCAGTACTGGGCACGGTCTGCCCAGAGTTCACCGCTCGCATCAACTGGTTCAAGTTCGACCCAACCCGGCCCAGATCCGCGCGCAACCGCGCCACTTCCGCCCCAGCGCCCGGGGTGGGTTCGGTGGCCAGTGACTCGAGCAGTCGTTCCCGCGCCCACACTGACACCCGCCGGCCCCCAGCCGCAGTGGCCAGGGTTTCATGTTCCTCATCCGACAAAGACAGGGAAACACGCTTCGTGCGCGGGTGCTCCACCGTAGGCCGGCCACCCTTACGCGGCTCATAAACCACCCGCGCAGCCTCGGCCGCAGCAGCCTCCACGGCTTCCCGTTCCCGCCAAGCAGCTTCCTGCTCCGGCGTGCGCACGAACGGGTTAGGCGGTGAAGCCGGGGGTGTTTTCTTCCGAGAAAACAGAGCCATGTGAACCGTCCTTTACGAAGACCGCGAAGCGGTCGAGAACAAGCCCTCCGCAGGAGCAAGGGGCGATTAGC
This window of the Glutamicibacter arilaitensis Re117 genome carries:
- a CDS encoding helix-turn-helix transcriptional regulator, yielding MKITHSLVMVAMAILEMDRENDGQVWGYALSKRSGVRSGVLYPQLDRLMNEGWLDDHWEERVEGQKRPPRRYYTLTEQGRSNLGTLARKAAAEQRFKGIGVAFA
- a CDS encoding relaxase/mobilization nuclease domain-containing protein — its product is MIAKITRGKNPGDIGAYLHGPGKANEHTYTAAGQRVSGGVVVGSNIGAEGQTDPRWWAGELRKALNTRPEIKNPVWHASLRNTKADRTLTNEEWADVGQSFAEGMGYAEHPWVMVRHGDDHVHIVVSRVSDVGDVWHGRNDRRAAQSACTRLEQENGLEKAPRRRIQPKLAVTAEREEARGKAHALGSHRAVKEAERRELEAHRARIREMREANFPNPPTTRSPSKGIVPVVRPYTPLQPSRDEGRER
- a CDS encoding plasmid mobilization protein, which translates into the protein MALFSRKKTPPASPPNPFVRTPEQEAAWREREAVEAAAAEAARVVYEPRKGGRPTVEHPRTKRVSLSLSDEEHETLATAAGGRRVSVWARERLLESLATEPTPGAGAEVARLRADLGRVGSNLNQLMRAVNSGQTVPSTELLDAVQATREELARVRGELP